Sequence from the Papilio machaon chromosome 26, ilPapMach1.1, whole genome shotgun sequence genome:
AATTTCTCCATCGTCtctaagaaataaacatagcTTTGAAACGTCTACAGTTGTACCGCCGTACAATAATTTCGATTGTTCGTGAGACATAACTGTAAATAAACAACCATTGATCCACTTTGACGAATACAATCTATAAGTAGATGTTTTCTTTGcacaataaacaatacaataatgtaatatataagtatatagaATAAACAACCTTATGGCAATtcaaatatagtttaaaatcAATTGTAAATAACCTgtaatattgattttcaatGACAGTTTTTATGGTCACGTGCCGGCATAGTTCAATCATTTCGTATTTTGCATGCGACGCACGATTACGcgtacaaattttatttgcatttgcaatttaattttgcaaacGATTTTCaaccttatttttatttatgattagGTGGTTATTGCAGTTTTTAAcgtgtattttaaatgtgcaATGACCTCAAACTTGACCGTGATAGTAATGCAGGTTTGTGAAAGTAATAATCAATTTTGAACTCTATTAGTTTGTGTTAAACTTTATATTCTAATGGTTATATAGTTCTTCTAAATTGGTAGAGATAATGGCATTGTTACGGTTAACTTTGAACCATATTTGGGAGGTTGACATTTGCAGTCCTATATCACCTTTCTACACAAGTGTTTGAAAGTCGATAAAcccataataatatttaaaaagtaaatatttattataacaaaataatctaaatagtGTTCAACgcgattttactgaaaaaaaaaaaaaataagtatgctAGTTAGTATGTACAagcaatataaatatgatttcagatttattcgttattttttattaatttcaaaattgtctatattttattccacaAATGGCAACACTGTAAGACGAAATTTGATACAATCTTCCATTGCTGGTTACATTTGGAACTTCACACTATACTTCATACAAAGGGAGCAATGGTCACATTGCAATGACTGATGAACTATGGTAATTTCTCCAAACTATTAAATTGGCCCTGCTATGGCAACATTCGTTATTTTCTCCCGAGTTGTAAGAACTTTATAAGGAAATATCGTGATATTCGTTTTTAGTTACGATCCTTGCGTCGTTGggtgataaaataaagtccATGACTCAAAATTGCTCTTCAAATAATTGTTGCTTTCTATTATGAGTGGGCTAATTTATGTCTTGTTgcgaaaacttttttaaattgaatctaATCATAATCAAGTATGTCATATAATTGTCATGTATTAAATGTCATTGTAGGTAATTATCGAGAAAGggatttaaaaagatatagaaagacaatttgtatatataacaacaaaaatattgaaaggCCATTTATAGATACCAGCATATTGTAGCAAAGGACTGTATCTCATTTTACGAACTTGAAGATGATGAGAGGTATTTAGACAACCTTAAGTGCCGTTGTACAAACATGTCTTCGAGCGTAGACGCAGAGGCTGTGTGCGCTCCGTACAACTGGGTGGATGGTGCGTCTGTGTACGACAAGCGCGGAGAGCGCGTGCCCGCAGACCGCCTGCGCCGCGCACCCGCCATCGCCCTCCTCTTCACATCACGCGGCGTAGACAGAGACGGCGTCATAGCGCGCTTCTGCCGCATCTACCAGGACATCAAAGAACTCCACCTACCCCTCGAGGTCATCTACGTGCCAATGGACGACAGCGCACAAGATGCGGCGGCCTCCTACAGCGAGCAGCCGGACTGGCTCACTCTGCGCTTCGATGATACCCTGGTACACGAGCTGAGGTACATGCACGAGGTGACCTGCATCCCGCAGCTGCTGGTGGTGCGGGCCGACGGAGCGGTGATATCGTCGCATGGGATCTCAGACCTGGAGGAGTACGGGAGGAACGCTGTGCTGTCCTGGCTGCCCTCTGCCGCCTGCAGCGCGGCGCGCGGCGACCACACGGACGTACACCGCGTCTTCACTCTCTCACACGATCATCATATCAAGTTTGGTGATGTAAAACAGAAggaatgataataataattcatttgattttttacaaaagtaaagAAAGACCGAGTCTACCGGCTAAAAAGCTCTCCTTGCTTACGCCGTTAAGGGTCTGCGCTCCGATCACACGGAAAAGGCATTTTACGTAACGCAaacataacttaaataatcCCACTTGGTTTTTAGCATTTTATAGCATCCCTCACAAGGATGTTGACATATTTCTGAAATGCAGTGTGTTTCTGAATGCTACGTGGTACTTGTTCGTGCGTCACTTATATGACGAACTTGCGTGGATAATATCCGTAATAAAACAATCtctatgaaaattaatttaaagttgcaATTTCAAAGtcttacaaaatgttattcgATTAATTAAACTTGAAGTCTTTCGACTATCATCAGGGTTATCTAACATCCCCGAGCGGGCGTGGACTTGCgggtatttcaataaaataactgttgtaataattttcacaATTATAACTATCGATGATACAGTCAATGTCATTACTAAACTAATTTAGGATTGTTAAGATAGAATTGGATTTAAGTACAGTAACGTCTACCGAGCACGTGGTTGCGTCCGCACCTTATGACGATTCAAACCGAACTGACAGATTTGTCAAGATGGCCGCCCTACCAGTGCTCGATGTTCGTTATGGGTATTGACAGCGCCAACACGGCCAATCCTGACGATCGCACGACCTCGTGCGCATAGAGTCGCGCTTCACCGTGATGAGATGTCATTGTTCTCCCTCTATTCTATTTGATCAAAAAGCAAAGA
This genomic interval carries:
- the LOC123722520 gene encoding uncharacterized protein LOC123722520, which gives rise to MSSSVDAEAVCAPYNWVDGASVYDKRGERVPADRLRRAPAIALLFTSRGVDRDGVIARFCRIYQDIKELHLPLEVIYVPMDDSAQDAAASYSEQPDWLTLRFDDTLVHELRYMHEVTCIPQLLVVRADGAVISSHGISDLEEYGRNAVLSWLPSAACSAARGDHTDVHRVFTLSHDHHIKFGDVKQKE